One genomic window of Streptomyces sp. WP-1 includes the following:
- a CDS encoding tetratricopeptide repeat protein, which produces MGATGEGGRDGSVGNSIASGTFSGPVVQARDVHVHMPPKESLPVPRQLLPVPHHFTDRAEELHALNGLLASEDDPQTGPPLIVVNGPAGIGKTALVSRWLRTQEAAFPDGQLYADLYGHAAEGPADPAEVLGQFLRSLGVAAPPAGLAEQASLWRSVTAGLRVAVMLDSAYTAAQIRPLLPGGSGALVVVTSRQRLTGLRLDGAAFFRLDALDAAAGLELLTRGVGEARVAGERSAVEQVVQLCAGVPLAVCLAAARLAARPRQPIAALADSLAPDADRLAALEVEGEITVSKALDASYAVLDQRAARLYRMLGTLPVPTFDTRTAAAGCAESEQWAERRLDELIEANLVEDIGPDTFRFHDLVRVHARSCAETHDGEDARTEALRRVADWYLRTTTAAEQLITPAQFTLPRTYAHPTPLPAPFEAEKGALDWLDAHRHHLMALLRTAAGRAWHATAWQLVDAMWPLFLRLRYYDLWAEAHTIGLAAARADKHPEAERQMLNSGAIGLSAAGRVEEAADWYTQSLAAARAAGDVRDEGQARLGLGSCRMATGRLDEAVRHLDLAVRIWEECGYRRGVALAGILLGETALRRDDPVTAIPLFEEARRILIEVADPHDATRALAFLGRAHAQGGERTLGTDELTEALEAFRASGALHWQARTLEMLGRGAREQGAETEAAEYLAEARSLYEVTSPADARRLE; this is translated from the coding sequence ATGGGAGCGACAGGAGAGGGCGGCCGGGACGGCTCGGTCGGCAACAGCATCGCGAGCGGTACCTTCTCGGGACCGGTGGTCCAGGCCCGTGACGTCCATGTGCACATGCCGCCGAAGGAGTCCTTGCCGGTACCACGGCAACTCCTGCCAGTGCCGCACCACTTCACCGACAGAGCCGAGGAACTCCACGCCCTCAACGGCCTCTTGGCCAGCGAGGACGACCCGCAGACCGGGCCCCCGCTGATCGTGGTCAACGGCCCGGCCGGGATCGGCAAGACCGCCCTGGTCTCCCGCTGGCTCCGCACCCAGGAAGCAGCCTTCCCCGACGGGCAGTTGTACGCCGACCTGTACGGCCACGCCGCCGAGGGTCCCGCGGACCCGGCCGAGGTGCTCGGACAGTTCCTGCGCTCCCTCGGGGTCGCCGCCCCGCCCGCCGGACTAGCCGAACAGGCTTCGCTGTGGCGGTCGGTGACGGCGGGGCTGCGCGTCGCCGTCATGCTGGACAGCGCCTACACGGCGGCACAGATCCGGCCGTTGCTGCCCGGCGGTTCCGGCGCCCTGGTGGTCGTGACCAGCCGGCAGCGGCTGACCGGACTGCGCCTGGACGGAGCCGCGTTCTTCCGGCTGGACGCGCTCGATGCCGCCGCCGGTCTCGAACTGCTCACACGCGGTGTCGGCGAGGCACGCGTGGCCGGTGAACGCAGCGCCGTGGAACAGGTCGTCCAGCTGTGCGCCGGGGTCCCCCTGGCGGTGTGCCTGGCGGCGGCCCGGCTTGCCGCGCGCCCCCGGCAGCCCATCGCCGCCCTGGCGGATTCCCTCGCGCCGGACGCCGACCGGCTGGCCGCACTGGAAGTGGAAGGGGAGATCACGGTGAGCAAGGCCCTCGACGCGTCGTACGCGGTGCTCGACCAGCGTGCCGCACGCCTCTACCGCATGCTGGGCACGCTCCCCGTGCCCACCTTCGACACCCGCACGGCCGCCGCCGGGTGCGCCGAGAGCGAGCAGTGGGCGGAACGCCGGCTCGACGAACTGATCGAGGCCAACCTGGTCGAGGACATCGGCCCCGACACCTTCCGCTTCCACGACCTCGTCCGGGTCCACGCCCGCTCCTGCGCCGAGACCCACGACGGCGAGGACGCCCGGACCGAGGCGCTCAGACGCGTCGCCGACTGGTATCTGCGGACGACCACCGCCGCCGAACAGCTCATCACCCCGGCCCAGTTCACCCTCCCGCGAACCTACGCCCACCCGACCCCGCTGCCCGCGCCGTTCGAGGCGGAGAAGGGCGCGCTGGACTGGCTCGACGCCCACCGCCACCACCTCATGGCCCTGCTGCGCACCGCCGCCGGGCGCGCCTGGCACGCCACCGCCTGGCAACTGGTCGACGCCATGTGGCCGTTGTTCCTCCGGCTGCGCTACTACGACCTGTGGGCCGAGGCCCACACCATCGGCCTGGCGGCCGCCCGCGCCGACAAACACCCCGAGGCCGAACGCCAGATGCTCAACTCCGGCGCCATCGGCCTCTCCGCGGCGGGACGCGTCGAGGAGGCCGCCGACTGGTACACCCAGTCACTGGCCGCCGCCCGCGCCGCGGGTGACGTCCGGGACGAGGGACAGGCCCGGCTCGGGCTCGGCAGCTGCCGGATGGCCACCGGGCGGCTGGACGAGGCCGTGCGCCATCTGGACCTCGCCGTGCGGATCTGGGAGGAGTGCGGCTACCGCCGGGGCGTCGCGCTCGCCGGGATCCTGCTCGGCGAGACCGCTCTGCGCCGGGACGACCCGGTCACCGCGATCCCGCTCTTCGAGGAGGCCCGGCGGATCCTGATCGAGGTGGCCGACCCGCACGACGCGACCCGCGCCCTGGCCTTCCTCGGCCGCGCCCATGCCCAGGGCGGCGAACGCACCCTGGGCACAGATGAGTTGACCGAGGCACTGGAGGCGTTCCGCGCCTCGGGCGCCCTGCACTGGCAGGCCCGCACCCTGGAGATGCTGGGGCGCGGCGCACGGGAGCAGGGCGCCGAGACGGAAGCCGCCGAGTACCTGGCCGAGGCGCGCTCCCTCTACGAGGTCACCAGCCCCGCCGACGCGCGCCGCCTGGAGTGA
- a CDS encoding chaplin has translation MKRVTRNGVIALAAASGAIAVAGPVYADSTADSAAVGSPGLISGNGIQLPVHVPVNVCGDTVNVVGLLNPAMGNSCANTGGGATRGGSANGGGATAAGAEKGSPGAVSGNGIQLPIDLPVNISGDSVNVVGILNPVFGNHSENTSSTHGTRPVTPPRVTPPRHTAPPAHPQPHVPPARTAPEPPAAAHQPTGTLAHTGADGTLTAAFAGAASLVGGAALYRRFRPGATR, from the coding sequence ATGAAACGGGTCACCCGAAACGGTGTGATCGCCCTCGCGGCCGCCTCGGGCGCGATCGCTGTGGCGGGGCCGGTGTACGCCGACTCCACGGCGGACAGCGCCGCGGTCGGCTCGCCGGGGCTGATCTCCGGCAACGGGATCCAGCTCCCGGTCCACGTTCCGGTGAACGTGTGCGGGGACACGGTGAACGTGGTGGGGCTCCTCAACCCCGCGATGGGCAACAGCTGCGCCAACACGGGCGGCGGCGCCACCAGGGGCGGCTCCGCCAACGGGGGCGGGGCCACGGCCGCCGGGGCGGAGAAGGGCTCGCCGGGCGCGGTGTCCGGCAACGGCATCCAGCTGCCGATCGATCTGCCGGTGAACATCAGCGGCGACAGTGTCAACGTGGTGGGGATCCTCAACCCCGTCTTCGGCAACCACTCCGAGAACACGTCGAGCACGCACGGCACGCGGCCGGTGACGCCGCCGCGGGTCACCCCGCCGAGGCACACCGCGCCCCCGGCCCACCCGCAGCCGCACGTGCCGCCCGCGCGCACGGCCCCGGAGCCGCCCGCGGCCGCGCACCAGCCGACGGGCACCCTCGCCCACACCGGCGCGGACGGCACCCTCACGGCCGCCTTCGCGGGCGCCGCCTCGCTGGTCGGCGGCGCGGCCCTGTACCGGCGCTTCCGCCCGGGCGCCACGCGCTGA
- a CDS encoding NUDIX hydrolase family protein, whose translation MTDTTPGWLTSDELEMARARMPILYVEAVPVRVDDSGEVTSIGLLLRIGPDGTVSRTLVSGRVLHHERVRDALLRHLEKDLGPVALPRVPASLQPFTVAEYFPTAGVTAYHDPRQHAVSLAYVVPVTGDCRPRQDALDLVWFSPQEASSEALQSEMPGGHGALLKQALAHVGLVF comes from the coding sequence ATGACCGATACCACGCCCGGCTGGCTGACCTCGGACGAGCTGGAGATGGCCAGGGCCCGGATGCCGATCCTGTACGTCGAGGCCGTGCCCGTGCGGGTCGACGACAGCGGCGAAGTCACCAGCATCGGACTGCTGCTGCGCATCGGCCCGGACGGTACGGTCAGCCGGACCCTGGTCTCCGGGCGGGTGCTGCACCACGAGCGGGTCCGGGACGCGCTGCTGCGCCATCTGGAGAAGGACCTCGGCCCGGTGGCGCTGCCCCGGGTCCCGGCCTCCCTCCAGCCGTTCACCGTGGCCGAGTACTTCCCGACGGCGGGCGTCACCGCGTACCACGACCCGCGTCAGCACGCGGTGTCCCTCGCCTATGTCGTCCCGGTCACCGGTGACTGCCGGCCCCGCCAGGACGCCCTGGACCTGGTGTGGTTCAGTCCGCAGGAGGCGTCCTCCGAGGCCCTGCAGAGCGAGATGCCCGGCGGTCACGGCGCGCTGCTGAAGCAGGCGCTGGCCCACGTCGGCCTGGTGTTCTGA